From the genome of Halobacteriovorax marinus SJ:
AGTTTGTGAGAAACTCATCGCACTGAAAGTACTCTTGATACTTAAGTCCTACTAAGTTTGCCCACTTCTGCGACTCGGCCAATCTATCGACAATAATTATATCTTCTCTTCCAAGTAGATTTAATTCTTTTACGAGGACACTTCCAATAAACCCAGCACCACCAGTAACTAATATCATTCTATTTAATCCTTTTTATGTTTTCTATCATCATACACAATAATCAGTAAGTTAGCCATGGCCCTAAGTAAGAACAGCCACCATAATACGGCAGCTATCCTACCCAGATATAGGGCTAAGTCCTTAATAAAGCATAAAATATATGTAGGACATTGATCCTATGGAATAATAGAATTGTCGAACGTTTGAGGTTTATATGAAGATTCTATTAATTCTTGGATTACTTCTAAGTGCAAATAGAGGCTTGGCCCTAAATTCTAAATCTAATCTTAAGATAGTGAAGAAAACCACTGTCAACTGTACTCCCGACTCTTCTCCCCACTGTAAGATAAGACCAAAATATACATAATTTCTTTTTGCCAAAAACTATTGTTTACGACAGAATATTTCAATAACAATAGGGCACTTAAATGAAAATTATCTTCACTCTTCTACTTACACTACTCTCGTTGAACTCTTTCTCCATAAATTACTCAAAACAAAAAATTAAAATTGCAGGAAAAGTAAAAAAAGAAATAGTCTACTCTATTGAGGAACTATCGAAGTTGCCCCAAACAACTTTTAAAATTAATGACCCTTACGCGAAGAATAAGCTCATCGCATTTGAAGGCATCCTACTTTCTGATCTTTTAAAACTTCACGCCAAAGAGGGAACATCGAAAATAGAAGTCATTGCGATTAATGACTATAAAGTTATCATCGATAATAAATTTGTAGAAAGCGAAAAAATGCTTCTCGCCTTAAAGGGCGACGGTAAATATCTTACGGTAAGAGAAAAGGGACCGGCGAGAATTGTTGTACCTGGAAAGGGAAAGTTCACTGAAGGTAAACTTGCCAAAGAAGGGGTCAACTGGGTCTGGTTTGTTAAAACAATTAATTACTTATAATGTTACAAAAGAATCTACATCGAAATTCAATTAAGAGTTACATCATCCTAAGCCTTGTTTTCTTATTGGCCGGTGTCTTCATCGCCATCATTGGGCACTGGACTCTTTCCGTAAATAGAGATTCGCTGCAAAGGGTTTACTCTTTCAGACTCTTCTCTAGAGGAAATTTTCAAGTTATTGCCGCAAATTTAAAATCGATGACTTCCCTATCAAATGCCATTACGAATAAGAATACGCAGCTACTAGAAGAAGGATATATTCATCTAGAGTCAGCATATGGCTTTCTCATCTCCATTGATTCAGAGCTTTACTTACAGGGAACGAAA
Proteins encoded in this window:
- a CDS encoding molybdopterin-dependent oxidoreductase, encoding MKIIFTLLLTLLSLNSFSINYSKQKIKIAGKVKKEIVYSIEELSKLPQTTFKINDPYAKNKLIAFEGILLSDLLKLHAKEGTSKIEVIAINDYKVIIDNKFVESEKMLLALKGDGKYLTVREKGPARIVVPGKGKFTEGKLAKEGVNWVWFVKTINYL